In Phoenix dactylifera cultivar Barhee BC4 chromosome 11, palm_55x_up_171113_PBpolish2nd_filt_p, whole genome shotgun sequence, the following are encoded in one genomic region:
- the LOC103718847 gene encoding cation/H(+) antiporter 15-like → MESGTADATILKPPTYQGIYSPVNLSYEGDICDWKRPIKIASDGFLLNDSSLDYAFPVLLLQLLLIAVTSRLVYALLRPLKQPRVVCDIIGGILLGPCFLTRNLEFRARVFPYKSFGQLRALASYGLMFKLFVMNVKMDPSIILRPGKKALSIGLVSILVPFGVQVGLSELLRDNHRIDPKFATGPFLAFIAVSLSTTTYPVLADLLDELGLLNTELGRLAMSSSSVNSAVGWLFLVVFSAIKLSGGESLHAAQSLATCTVLVLLAVFVFRPCMRWIVRMTPRGGRVGGGAVMAILAAVVVSGLFSDLVGATFIFGPIVLGLAVPDGPPLGAQLVEKLDMIVTEMLMPMLFLSGGLITDFSGLADHDGIQVGSSTMWLFLVALIGFVAKLVATLVPAMYYDISPHNALLLGLIMNFRGMIEMVILLNFRSFKILDIGSYTVLIFAIVLMTGIAVPLVKRYYDPLSVNYVVGRCSIEQLKPHAELRILACMHEEGAVPAIISLLDSSWVEGANPLCVYALHLVEQLGSASSSLVAHKNSKDLGDPSKMGHLLNALLHYEHFKKGHVVVHPFTAIAPYKTMHQDICSLALHKSAAIIVLPFIINIKDAADSAADADRAIRCIVPNVLSQAPCSVGILIGKSADRPVVPSPGHFQRHIGVLFWGGPDDREALSYASRMLYRKGVQLTVIRFVLTNDHKDKEAIEKLQSDNMNNEHLRLQEVVAKDMEQTISAIRSTDSQFDLVIVGRRQSSSSLLVQGLAEWSEFPELGVVGDMLASSDFHSFSSVLVVQKHDGSK, encoded by the exons ATGGAATCTGGCACGGCAGATGCCACGATTCTGAAGCCGCCGACTTACCAAGGCATCTACAGCCCCGTGAACCTGAGCTACGAGGGGGACATCTGCGACTGGAAGAGGCCTATCAAAATTGCCTCCGACGGCTTCCTCCTCAACGACTCGTCCCTCGATTATGCCTttcccgtcctcctcctccagcttcTGCTCATCGCCGTCACCTCCCGCCTCGTCTACGCCCTCCTCCGCCCCCTCAAGCAGCCCCGCGTCGTCTGCGACATCATC GGCGGCATACTCCTCGGGCCTTGCTTCCTTACTCGCAATTTGGAGTTCAGGGCTCGGGTGTTCCCCTACAAGTCGTTCGGCCAGCTCCGCGCCCTGGCTTCCTACGGGCTCATGTTCAAGCTCTTTGTGATGAACGTGAAGATGGACCCGTCCATCATCCTAAGGCCAGGGAAGAAGGCCCTCTCCATCGGCCTCGTCAGCATTCTCGTGCCCTTCGGCGTCCAGGTCGGCCTCTCCGAGCTGCTTAGAGACAACCACCGCATCGACCCCAAGTTCGCCACCGGCCCCTTCCTCGCCTTCATCGCCGTCAGCCTGAGCACCACCACCTACCCCGTCCTTGCCGACCTCCTGGACGAGCTCGGCCTCCTCAACACCGAGCTCGGCCGCCTCGCCATGTCGTCGTCGTCCGTCAACAGCGCGGTGGGATGGCTCTTCCTGGTCGTCTTCTCCGCCATCAAGCTGTCCGGTGGGGAGTCGTTACATGCGGCCCAGTCTCTGGCTACGTGTACCGTCCTCGTGCTCCTGGCCGTGTTCGTGTTCCGGCCCTGCATGCGGTGGATCGTCCGGATGACCCCGCGGGGCGGGCGGGTCGGAGGCGGGGCCGTCATGGCCATACTGGCGGCGGTCGTGGTGTCGGGCTTGTTCAGCGACCTCGTCGGGGCGACGTTCATCTTCGGGCCCATCGTTCTGGGTCTCGCAGTGCCGGACGGGCCGCCCCTCGGGGCTCAGCTGGTGGAGAAGCTGGACATGATCGTGACGGAGATGTTGATGCCCATGCTCTTCCTCTCGGGAGGTCTGATCACAGACTTCTCGGGACTCGCAGACCATGACGGCATCCAGGTTGGGAGCTCGACCATGTGGCTGTTCCTCGTCGCGCTCATCGGGTTCGTCGCCAAGCTGGTGGCGACGCTGGTGCCGGCCATGTACTACGACATATCACCACACAACGCCCTGCTGCTGGGCCTCATCATGAACTTCAGAGGAATGATAGAGATGGTTATTTTACTGAACTTCAGGTCTTTCAAG ATCCTTGATATCGGAAGCTACACGGTTCTGATATTCGCCATCGTGTTGATGACCGGGATCGCCGTCCCGCTGGTGAAACGCTACTACGATCCCCTGAGCGTGAACTACGTGGTGGGGCGGTGCAGCATCGAGCAGCTGAAGCCCCACGCAGAGCTGCGCATCCTGGCGTGCATGCACGAGGAGGGGGCGGTGCCGGCCATCATCAGCCTTCTGGATTCGTCGTGGGTGGAGGGGGCCAACCCGCTGTGCGTGTACGCGCTGCACTTGGTGGAGCAGCTGGGCAGCGCCAGCTCCAGCCTCGTCGCCCACAAGAACAGCAAGGACTTGGGCGACCCCAGCAAGATGGGCCACCTCCTCAACGCGCTCCTCCACTACGAGCACTTCAAGAAGGGCCACGTCGTCGTGCATCCCTTCACCGCCATCGCCCCCTACAAGACCATGCACCAGGACATCTGCTCCCTCGCCTTGCACAAGAGCGCCGCCATCATCGTCCTGCCCTTCATCATCAACATTAAGGACGCCGCCGACTCCGCCGCGGATGCCGACCGAGCCATCCGATGCATCGTCCCCAACGTCTTGTCCCAG GCTCCTTGCTCGGTGGGCATCCTCATCGGCAAAAGCGCGGATCGCCCGGTGGTGCCGTCCCCTGGCCATTTCCAGCGGCACATCGGGGTGCTCTTCTGGGGCGGCCCCGACGACCGGGAGGCGCTCTCGTACGCCTCCCGCATGCTCTACCGCAAGGGCGTCCAGCTCACCGTCATCCGCTTCGTGCTGACGAACGACCACAAGGACAAAGAGGCCATCGAGAAGCTCCAGTCTGACAACATGAACAACGAGCACCTGAGGCTCCAGGAGGTGGTGGCCAAGGACATGGAGCAGACCATCTCGGCCATCAGGTCCACTGATAGCCAATTCGAcctcgtcatcgtggggcggcGCCAGAGCTCGTCCTCTCTCCTGGTACAAGGGCTGGCGGAATGGAGCGAGTTCCCTGAGCTCGGGGTGGTGGGAGACATGCTTGCATCCTCGGATTTCCACAGCTTTTCCTCCGTCCTTGTCGTGCAAAAGCATGATGGTTcaaaataa